A window of the Lactuca sativa cultivar Salinas chromosome 5, Lsat_Salinas_v11, whole genome shotgun sequence genome harbors these coding sequences:
- the LOC128126413 gene encoding ATP-dependent Clp protease proteolytic subunit-like, translating into MPIGVPKVPFRSPGEEDASWVDIYNRLYRERLLFLGQEVDSEISNQLIGLMIYLSIEDDTKDLYLFINSPGGWVIPGVALYDTMQFVQPDVHTICMGSAASMGSFILVGGEITKRLAFPHAWIRVMIHQPAGSFSEVATGEFILEVGELLKLRETLTRVYVQRTGKPLWVVSEDMERDVFMSATEAQAYGIVDLVAVE; encoded by the exons aTGCCTATTGGTGTTCCAAAAGTACCTTTTCGAAGTCCTGGAGAGGAAGATGCATCTTGGGTTGACATATA CAACCGACTTTATCGAGAAAGATTACTTTTTTTAGGTCAAGAGGTTGATAGCGAGATCTCGAATCAACTTATTGGTCTTATGATATATCTCAGTATCGAGGATGATACCAAAGATCTGTATTTGTTTATAAACTCTCCTGGCGGATGGGTAATACCGGGGGTGGCTCTTTATGATACTATGCAATTTGTGCAACCAGATGTACATACAATATGCATGGGATCAGCCGCTTCAATGGGATCTTTTATCCTGGTCGGAGGAGAAATTACCAAACGTCTAGCATTCCCTCACGCTTGG aTCAGGGTAATGATCCATCAACCTGCTGGTTCTTTTTCTGAAGTAGCAACGGGAGAATTCATCCTGGAAGTGGGAGAACTGCTGAAACTACGTGAAACCCTGACAAGGGTTTATGTACAAAGAACGGGCAAACCCCTATGGGTTGTCTCCGAAGACATGGAAAGAGATGTTTTTATGTCAGCAACAGAGGCCCAAGCTTATGGAATTGTTGATCTTGTAGCGGTTGAATGA